In the genome of Asterias amurensis chromosome 16, ASM3211899v1, one region contains:
- the LOC139948640 gene encoding mitochondrial protein C2orf69 homolog isoform X3, translating to MFQMARNEIKGITFVLLENVCGHGNRQNDVLFSTMRSSSSSKLQDKHKSHVVFFPGDIQNFYQMMIAHEASYKWSCWSYEDTCALLHHKFIDSYVWLVKPSRIHDQTFSCYDNFLHCNMFGAPINFDNVNGLTHLHNLINTAIDNVNQLNVQEQTVLPISQTVPLVAVGFSKGCVVLNQLVYELEHVKAMSAIRDMLRMTRALYWLDGGHSLTSNVWITEDKPLQQLTDLGVKVRVHVTPRQVKDPKRSFIGVEEAIFVDLLRSKGADVEECLHFADEEPSLEQHFRVLKVF from the exons ATGTTCCAGATGGCAAGAAACGAAATCAAAGGCATAACATTTGTgctgcttgaaaatgtttgcgGGCATGGCAATCGTCAGAATGATGTTTTATTCTCAACAATGCGGTCATCTTCATCCTCGAAACTGCAAGACAAACACAAAAGCCATGTGGTGTTCTTTCCAGGTGACATACAG AATTTCTACCAAATGATGATCGCACATGAGGCAAGCTACAAGTGGTCCTGTTGGAGCTATGAGGACACCTGTGCACTCTTACATCATAAATTTATTGACTCCTATGTGTGGTTAGTCAAGCCTAGTCGCATTCATGATCAAACTTTCAGCTGTTATGATAACTTTCTACACTGTAATATGTTTGGTGCTCCTATAAACTTTGATAATGTCAATGGATTGACGCATCTCCACAACCTCATAAACACTGCAATTGATAATGTAAATCAACTTAATGTTCAAGAACAGACTGTGCTGCCCATTTCCCAAACTGTTCCCCTTGTTGCTGTAGGATTTAGCAAAGGATGTGTGGTACTTAACCAACTAGTGTACGAACTTGAGCATGTCAAAGCAATGTCCGCTATAAGAGACATGCTGAGAATGACCAGAGCTCTGTATTGGTTAGATGGTGGGCATAGTCTGACGTCCAACGTGTGGATAACAGAGGACAAACCATTACAGCAGCTAACTGATTTGGGTGTTAAGGTTCGAGTCCACGTCACACCAAGACAAGTCAAAGATCCAAAGAGATCATTTATTGGAGTCGAAGAAGCAATCTTTGTAGATTTACTCAGAAGCAAAGGTGCTGATGTTGAAGAATGCTTGCATTTTGCTGATGAAGAACCATCATTAGAGCAACATTTTCGTGTTCTGAAAGTCTTTTAA